TCATGCATTGGTAAATAAGTAACATAATTACTATTATTTTTTCTAAATACACGAATTCTTCTACCATTAATACTTGTTTTAAGAATTTTGTTTTGGTTAATTTCGGATAAAAAAGTTGAATATGAAATTTGTTTTTTTTGATTAAGTTTATTTAGATTTAAACTCTGGAAAACAGATATTAATATGACTGTAATTGCTAACCAGAGAATTAGATTTTTTGCCATATCTTTCAAAAAGTAACCCCTTGTAACTTTATAGTATATTTTATATTAATTTTTATATCTTTTTGCAACAATATAAATTTCATTTGATTGAGATTTTGAAGCATTAGGTTTTCTAATATTAACAATTTCAAACATAGAATTAATTTTATTATAAAATTTTGTTAATCCTTTACCTTGAAAAGTTTTTACTAAAAAAGTTCCATTATGTTTTAATTTAGAATAACATAATTTTAATGTTAATTCATTTAAATAAATAATCCGAGGTATATCTATTTCTTTTATCCCAGAAATATTCGGAGACATATCGGACATTATTATATGAACTTTTATTTTATTAAGTTTCGTTTTAATTTTATTAAAAAATATAGGATCACATATATTACCTTTATAAAAATAAACATTTGGAATATAATTCATAGGTAATATATCACATGCTATAATTTTTCCTTTATTACCAATTTTAAATGATGCAAAACTAGACCATCCTCCGGGAGAGGATCCTAAATCAATTATTTTCATATCTTTTTTAAATATTTTATCTATTTTCTCTATTTGTGCTAATTTAAACCATGATCGTGATCTATATTTATTAATATTTTTTTTAACTTTTTTTATATAAAAATCTTTAAAATTATTTTTTAACCATATTTTAGATTTTTTTTTTTTTTTATAATTCATAAAATTATTTATTAAAAAATAATAATTATTCTAATAGTAAAAATTACTATTTATAATTATATCAAAAAAAGGCGTTAAAAAAAAGTTTAATATATTTTATTTTATTTATTTAAATAAAAAAAATAAAAATTTTTAAAACTTACATATATTTTAATTAGCATTTAATAATTCAGTTAAATTAGCAGCAGCAGAATCTGCTGAAGAAATGTTATTGATTTTTTTGTCAATCTTTTTTTTACTAATACGATTTGTATGATAAGAATATCCAGTTCCTGCAGGAATTAATCTACCTACAATTACATTTTCCTTTAATCCTTTTAATTCATCACTTTTACCTGCGACAGAAGATTCTGTTAACACTCTAGTTGTTTCTTGAAAAGAAGCTGCTGAAATAAAAGAAGAAGTTGCTAAAGATGCTTTAGTAATACCTAATAAATCACGATTATATCGCGCAATATTTTTTCCTTGATCTTTTAATTTTTTATTTTCTATATCAATTATAGAAACTTCTAATTGCTCTCCTTCTAAAAAAATAGAATCTCCCATTTTAGTTATAGTAGCTTTACGTAACATTTGACGTATAATAACTTCTATATGTTTATCATTAATTTTTACTCCTTGTAATCGATAAACATCTTGCACTTCATTAATTATATAATTAGTAACAGCGTTTACCCCTCTTAATCTTAAGATATCATGTGGAGATTCTGGCCCATCTGAAATAATATCACCTTTATTAATTAATTCTCCTTCAAAAATATTTAATTGTCTCCATTTTGGAATCATTTCTTCATATGGTTCTATATCTGAATTCATAGGAGTAATGATTATTCTTCTTTTTCCTTTTGTTTCCTTACCAAAAGAAATAATACCACTAATTTCTGCTAAAATAGCAGCATCTTTAGGTTTACGTGCTTCAAATAAATCTGCTACTCTTGGGAGCCCACCAGTAATATCTTTCGTACCTCCTGATTCTTGTGGTACTTTAGCTAAAATATCTCCTATATTAATCATACTTTCATCTTTTAAATGAATAATAGATTTATTAGGTAGAAAATAATGTGCTGGCATATCTGTTCCAGGTATGATTATATCTTCATTATTTTCATTTAAAATTTTAATCATAGGTCTAAAATCTCGACCTATAGAGGGTCTTTCTGAAGTATCTAATACAACAAAAGATACTAATCCTGTTAAATCATCTGTTTGTTTTATAACTGTTTGTCCTTCTAACATATCAACAAATTTGATTTTACCACTGACTTCAGTAATAATGGGCATAGTATGAGGATCCCAATATGAAACTATCTCTCCAGCAATAATATTAGATCCATTTTTTTTTGTTATAATTGCTCCATATGGTATTTTATAACTTTCTATAATTTTATTTAAATTATCAACTACTTTTAATTCGGCATTTCTTGAAATTACTACTAATTTATTAGTATTGTTTATAACTGATTTTGTATTTATTAATCTAATAATTCCATTATCTTTTACTTGTATACTAGATTCTGCTGCAGATCTTGAAGCTGCCCCCCCAATATGAAAAGTTCTCATTGTTAATTGAGTACCTGGTTCTCCAATAGATTGAGCTGCAATAACACCTATAGCTTCTCCTTTATTTATAATATGTCCTCTAGCTAAATCACGACCATAGCAATATGAACATACACCAAAAGAAGTTTCACAACAAACAACAGATCTAACTTTAATATTATCAATTGCATATTGTTCTAATATATTACAATATTTTTCATTTAATAAAGTATTTCTATAAATTAATACTGTTTTACCATCTGTTTTTAAAACATCTTCAGCTGTAACTCTACCTAAAACTCTCTCTCTTAATGATTCTTTTATATCTCGCCCGGTTATTATTGAGGAAATTCTTATTCCACCTAAAGTCGAACAATCATCTTCAGTTATAACTAAATCTTGTGCTACATCAACTAATCTTCTAGTTAAATATCCAGAATTAGCTGTTTTTAAAGCAGTATCCGCTAATCCTTTTCTAGCACCATGAGTAGAAATAAAATATTGTAAAACATTTAATCCTTCTCTAAAATTAGCAATAATTGGAGTTTCAATAATAGAACCATCTGGTTTAGCCATTAATCCTCTCATCCCCGCTAACTGTCTAATTTGTGCTGCAGAACCTCTAGCTCCAGAATCTGCCATCATAAAAATATTATTGAAAGAACTTTGTTTAACTATATGTCCTTTTTGATTAGTTATATATTCAACTGACAAATTTTTCATCATAGCTTTAGCTACTTTTTCATTAGCAGAAGCCCAAATATCAATAACTTTATTATATCTTTCTCCTGCAGTAACAAGACCTGATTGAAATTGTTCTTGAATTTCATTAACTTCTAATTTTGCTTCATTAATGATTGAAGTTTTATTATTAGGAATAATAATATCATCTATCCCAACAGATGATCCTGATTTTGTTGCATACTGAAAACCAGTATACATAATTTGATCAGCAAAAATAACTGTAGATTTTAATCCTAAAATTCGATAACATATATTAAGAATATTAGAAATATCTTTTTTCCCTAAAGTTTTGTTTATCATATAGTATGGAATTCCTTTTGGAACTTGATTCCAAAAAATAGCTCTTCCAATTGTAGTATTAACAATAATGCTATTTTTAATCCATTCATTTGTTAATAAATTTTTGGTATATTCTTTAATTTTAACTTTAACACGAGCATGTAAGTCTACTTGACCTACATTATAAGCACGTTCAGCTTCTTTAGAATCCGTTAATATCATCCCCTCCCCATATGCATTAATTTTGTCTTTAGTCATATAATATATACCTAAAACAACATCTTGTGATGGTACAATAATTGGTTCTCCATTTGCTGGCGATAAAATATTATTAGTAGACATCATTAAAATTCTTGCTTCTAATTGAGCTTCTAATGTTAAAGGAATATGTACAGCCATTTGATCTCCATCAAAATCAGCATTATAAGCTGCGCATACTAAAGGATGTAATTGTATTGCTTTACCTTCAACTAAAATAGGTTCAAAAGCTTGGATCCCTAATCTATGTAAAGTAGGTGCTCTATTTAATAATATAGGATGTGCTTTAATTACTTCATCCAATATATCCCATACTACTGGTTCTTCTTTTTCTACCATTTTTTTTGCAGCTTTAATAGTTGTTGCAAAACCTTTAATTTCTAGTCTCCCATATATAAATGGTTTAAATAATTCTAATGCCATTTTTTTAGGCAAACCACACTGGTGTAAACGTAAATAAGGTCCTACGGTAATAACAGATCTTCCTGAATAATCAACTCTTTTTCCTAATAAATTTTGTCTAAATCTTCCTTGTTTACCTTTTATCATATCAGCTAGTGATTTTAAAGGTCGTTTATTTGAACCAGTAATTGCTTTACCTCTTCTACCATTATCTAATAATGCATCAACAGCTTCTTGTAACATTCTTTTTTCATTCTTGACTATAATATCAGGTGCGGATAATTCTAATAAACGTTTTAATCTATTATTACGATTAATAACTCTACGATATAAATCATTTAAATCTGATGTTGCAAATCTGCCCCCATCTAAAGGAACTAAAGGTCTTAAATCTGGTGGTAATACAGGTAATATATTCATTATCATCCATTCTGGTTTATTACCAGAATGTATAAAAGATTCTAATAATTTTATTCTTTTAGCTATTTTTTTCCTTTTAGTTTCTGAATTTGTATTACTTAATTCATTACGTAATATTTTACATTCTTGTTTTAAATTAATGTTTTTTAATAAATATTGTATAGCTTCAGCACCTATTTTAGCTTCAAATTCATCTCCAAATTCTTCTAATAAATCCATATACTGTTCTTCAGATAAAATTTGTTTTTTTTCTAATGTAGAAATCCCTTCTTTTACAACTACATACGATTCAAAATATAAAATTTTCTCTATATCTCTTAAAGGCATATTTAATAATAAACCTATCCTAGATGGTAAAGATTTTAAAAACCATATATGAGCAATTGGAGAAGCTAGTTCAATATGTCCCATCCTATCTCTTCTAACTTTAGTTTGTGTAACTTCAACCCCGCATTTTTCGCAAATAACACCCCGATGTTTTAGACGTTTATATTTTCCACATAAACATTCATAATCTTTAATAGGACCAAAAATACGAGCACAAAATAAACCATCTCTTTCTGGTTTAAAAGTACGATAATTAATTGTTTCAGGTTTTTTTACTTCTCCAAAAGACCAAGATTTTATCATATCAGAAGAAGCTAAAGAAAGTTTTATTGTATCAAATTCTTCTATTTTTTTTTGTGATTTTAAAAAATTAAATAAATCTTTCACAAATTTATTACCTCAATTATATTATAAACCAGTAAAATTTTAATATAAAAATTATTATTTATTTTCTAAATTTATATTTATACCTAATGAACGTATTTCTTTAAGTAAAACATTAAAAGATTCCGGAATATTAGCATCCATCTGATGATTACCATCAACAATATTTTTATACATTTTTGTTCTGCCATTAACATCATCAGATTTAATTGTTAACATTTCCTGTAAAGTATATGCTGCTCCATATGCTTCTAAAGCCCAAACTTCCATTTCACCAAATCTTTGGCCTCCAAATTGAGCTTTTCCACCTAATGGTTGTTGTGTTACAAGACTATATGATCCTGTTGACCTAGCATGCATTTTATCATCTACTAAATGATTTAATTTTAACATATACATATATCCGACAGTAACTGGTTTTTCAAAGGCTTCTCCTGTACGTCCATCATATAATTTTATTTGGCCAGAAACTGGTAAATTAGATAATTTTAATAATTCTTTTATTTCATTTTCTTGTGCTCCATCAAAAACTGGAGTAGCAATAGGCATTCCTTTTTTTAAATTATTTGCTAATAAAAATATTTCATTGTCAGTAAATTTATTTAAATTTATATTTTGACGTATATTATTTCCAATATTATATGCTTTATGTAAAAAATTACGTATTTTTTCTATGTTTTTTTGTTTTTTTAATAAGATATTAATACGATCACCAATACCTTTTGCAGCTAATCCTAAATGTGTTTCTAATATTTGTCCTATATTCATTCTAGATGGAACTCCTAAGGGATTTAAAATAATATCAACAGGTGTCCCATTTTTATCATAAGGCATATCTTCTATAGGGCAAATTTTAGAAATTACTCCTTTATTTCCATGCCTACCTGCCATTTTATCACCTGCTTGTATTTGTCTTTTTACGGCTAAATTTACTTTAATAATTTTTAAAATACCAGGTGCTAAATCATTTCCTTGTGTAATTTTTATTTTTTGTAATTTTATTTTTTTTTGAAAAATATTTTTTATTTCTTTATATTGATTTATAAAATCATCTAGTTGTTTTTGTTTTGATTTTTTTTCTAAAGATAAAGAAGTTACAAAATTTATGTCAAAGTTTGTTATATTCTCTTTTTTTAAAAAATTATTTTTTAATAAAAATTTTTTTATATTAAATAATATATTTTGTTCAAAAATTTTTTGTTCAACAAATAAATCTTCTTTAATTTGTTTTAATTGCATTTCTTCAATTTCTATAGTTCTTTTATCTTTTTTAACCCCATCTCTTGTAAAAATTTGTACATCAATAATAGTCCCATATACCCCATTTGGAACACGTAAAGAGGTATCTTTTACATCAGATGCTTTTTCACCAAAAATAGCACGTAATAATTTTTCTTCTGGTGATAATTGTGTCTCTCCCTTAGGAGTTACTTTTCCTACAAGAATATCTCCATTCTTTACTTCAGCTCCTATATATACAATTCCACATTCATCTAATTTAGATAAAGAAGATTCACTTACATTTGGGATATCAGATGTAATTTCTTCTGGGCCTAATTTAGTATCACGTGAAATACAAGATAATTCTTGTATATGTATAGTAGTAAATTTATCTTCTTGAACTACTTTTTCTGATAATAAAATAGAATCTTCAAAATTATAACCATTCCATGGCATAAAAGCTACTCTCATATTTTGTCCTAATGCCAACTCTCCTAAATCTGTTGCAGGGCCATCTGCTAAGACATCCCCTTTATTAATTAATTCACCTAAATTTACGCATGGTATTTGATTAATACACGTATTTTGATTTGATCTTACATATTTTTCTAAATGGTATATATCAATATTATCTAAATTGGTAAAAATATTATTTTCTTTTTTAATAATAATACGTGAAGAATCTACATAATGTACAATACCAGAATTTTTAGCAATAATAGTAACACCAGAATCTATTGCAACAATTCTTTCCATTCCAGTTCCTACTAAAGGTTTTTCTGTTTTTAATGTAGGTACTGCTTGTCGCTGCATATTTGCACCCATTAAAGCACGATTAGCATCATCATGTTCTAAAAAGGGTATTAAAGAAGCTCCAATAGAAACAATTTGTTGTGTTGAAACATCCATATAATGGACTTGTTCTCTTTTAAATAAACTTGATTCACTTTTATGACGACATATAACAAACTGCTCTTTGATATATTTATTATTATCAATATTAGTATTAGCTTGAGCAATAATAAAATTACTTTCTTCTATTGAAGATAAATAATGAATTTTATCAGTAATAAATCCATTTTTTACTAAAATATATGGAGATTCTAAAAACCCATATTGATTTGTTCTTGCATATACTGATAATGAATTTATTAAACCTATATTAGGTCCTTCAGGTGTTTCAATAGGACATATTCTACCATAGTGTGTGGGATGTACATCTCTAACTTCAAAACCAGCTCTCTCTCTAGTTAAACCACCTGGTCCTAAAGCAGATATACGACGTTTATGGGTAATTTCTGATAATGGATTATTTTGATCCATAAATTGTGATAATTGACTAGAACAAAAAAATTCTTTTAAAGCAGCAGAAATAGGTTTAGCATTTATCATATCTTGAGGCATTAAATTTTCTATATCTCCTAAAGATAATCTTTCTTTTACAGCTCTTTCAACCCGGATTAAACCTATACGAAATTGATTTTCAGCCATTTCTCCAATAGAACGAATTCTTCTATTTCCTAAATGATCAATATCATCGATATTTCCATTACCATTACGTATATTAATTAATTTTTTAATGACATCAATAATATCTTTTTTACTTAAAATACTAGTACCAAGAATAGACTCACGTGATAATGAAAGATTAAATTTCATTCTACCTACAGGTGATAAGTCATAACGATCTTCTACAAAAAATAATTTTTTAAATAATATTTCTGCAGCTTCTTTTGTAGGAGGTTCGCCTGGACGCATCATTCTATAAATTTCTACTAAAGCATCTAAACGATTATTTGTATTATCTAATTTTAATGTTTCTGAAATATAATTACCATGATCTAAATCATTAGTAAAAATAGTTTCAATAGTATCATGATTTTTAAAAATTTTATTAATTGTATCTATTGATAAAGGAGAATTAGCAGAAATAATTATTTCTCCTGTTGTTTTATTAACATAATCTTTTATAACTCTTTTGCCAATCATATATTCTATAGGTATATTTATAGATTTAACATGATCTTTTTTTAATTTATTAATATGACGTATTGTAATTCTCTTACCTTTTTCTATATAAATAATATTGTTATGTTTAATATCAAAAGTTGCTGTTTCTCCTCTTAATCTATCTGGTATTAATACCATTTTTATTTTATTATTTTTTATCTTATAAATATTTTTTTCAAAAAAGGTATCTAATATTTCTTCTATATCATAATCTAAAGCACGTAAAATAACTGTAACCGGTAATTTTCGTCTTCTATCTATACGTACAAAAATATTATCTTTAGGATCAAATTCAAAATCTAACCAAGATCCTCTATAAGGAATAATACGAGCATTATATAATATTTTCCCTGATGAATGTGTTTTACCTTTATCACTATCAAAAAAAACACCTGGACTTCTATGTAATTGTGAAACAACAACACGTTCAATACCATTAACTATAAAAGTCCCATTTTTTGTCATTAATGGTATTTCTCCCATATATACTTCTTGTTCTCTTATATTTTTAATTGATAATTCAGGTTTTTCTTTATCATAAACAATTAATCTTAATATTACTTTTATAGGAGCAGAATAAGTCATTCCTCTTGTATGACATTCTTTTACATTAAAAAGTGATGTTCCTAAATGATAATTTATATATTCTAATTTAGAATGTCCACTATAACTAGATATAGGGAAAATACTTTTGAATGCAGCTTCTAACNNNNNNNNNNNNNNNNNNNNNNNNNNNNNNNNNNNNNNNNNNNNNNNNNNNNNNNNNNNNNNNNNNNNNNNNNNNNNNNNNNNNNNNNNNNNNNNNAAACCATATTCTCCTTTAAGATCTCTTTTTATAAATTTTTTAAATGAATCAATCTGAATAGATAGTAAATATGGAATATTTAAAACTTGAGGTCTTTTT
This genomic window from Enterobacteriaceae endosymbiont of Donacia marginata contains:
- the rpoC gene encoding DNA-directed RNA polymerase subunit beta': MKDLFNFLKSQKKIEEFDTIKLSLASSDMIKSWSFGEVKKPETINYRTFKPERDGLFCARIFGPIKDYECLCGKYKRLKHRGVICEKCGVEVTQTKVRRDRMGHIELASPIAHIWFLKSLPSRIGLLLNMPLRDIEKILYFESYVVVKEGISTLEKKQILSEEQYMDLLEEFGDEFEAKIGAEAIQYLLKNINLKQECKILRNELSNTNSETKRKKIAKRIKLLESFIHSGNKPEWMIMNILPVLPPDLRPLVPLDGGRFATSDLNDLYRRVINRNNRLKRLLELSAPDIIVKNEKRMLQEAVDALLDNGRRGKAITGSNKRPLKSLADMIKGKQGRFRQNLLGKRVDYSGRSVITVGPYLRLHQCGLPKKMALELFKPFIYGRLEIKGFATTIKAAKKMVEKEEPVVWDILDEVIKAHPILLNRAPTLHRLGIQAFEPILVEGKAIQLHPLVCAAYNADFDGDQMAVHIPLTLEAQLEARILMMSTNNILSPANGEPIIVPSQDVVLGIYYMTKDKINAYGEGMILTDSKEAERAYNVGQVDLHARVKVKIKEYTKNLLTNEWIKNSIIVNTTIGRAIFWNQVPKGIPYYMINKTLGKKDISNILNICYRILGLKSTVIFADQIMYTGFQYATKSGSSVGIDDIIIPNNKTSIINEAKLEVNEIQEQFQSGLVTAGERYNKVIDIWASANEKVAKAMMKNLSVEYITNQKGHIVKQSSFNNIFMMADSGARGSAAQIRQLAGMRGLMAKPDGSIIETPIIANFREGLNVLQYFISTHGARKGLADTALKTANSGYLTRRLVDVAQDLVITEDDCSTLGGIRISSIITGRDIKESLRERVLGRVTAEDVLKTDGKTVLIYRNTLLNEKYCNILEQYAIDNIKVRSVVCCETSFGVCSYCYGRDLARGHIINKGEAIGVIAAQSIGEPGTQLTMRTFHIGGAASRSAAESSIQVKDNGIIRLINTKSVINNTNKLVVISRNAELKVVDNLNKIIESYKIPYGAIITKKNGSNIIAGEIVSYWDPHTMPIITEVSGKIKFVDMLEGQTVIKQTDDLTGLVSFVVLDTSERPSIGRDFRPMIKILNENNEDIIIPGTDMPAHYFLPNKSIIHLKDESMINIGDILAKVPQESGGTKDITGGLPRVADLFEARKPKDAAILAEISGIISFGKETKGKRRIIITPMNSDIEPYEEMIPKWRQLNIFEGELINKGDIISDGPESPHDILRLRGVNAVTNYIINEVQDVYRLQGVKINDKHIEVIIRQMLRKATITKMGDSIFLEGEQLEVSIIDIENKKLKDQGKNIARYNRDLLGITKASLATSSFISAASFQETTRVLTESSVAGKSDELKGLKENVIVGRLIPAGTGYSYHTNRISKKKIDKKINNISSADSAAANLTELLNAN
- the rpoB gene encoding DNA-directed RNA polymerase subunit beta, yielding LEAAFKSIFPISSYSGHSKLEYINYHLGTSLFNVKECHTRGMTYSAPIKVILRLIVYDKEKPELSIKNIREQEVYMGEIPLMTKNGTFIVNGIERVVVSQLHRSPGVFFDSDKGKTHSSGKILYNARIIPYRGSWLDFEFDPKDNIFVRIDRRRKLPVTVILRALDYDIEEILDTFFEKNIYKIKNNKIKMVLIPDRLRGETATFDIKHNNIIYIEKGKRITIRHINKLKKDHVKSINIPIEYMIGKRVIKDYVNKTTGEIIISANSPLSIDTINKIFKNHDTIETIFTNDLDHGNYISETLKLDNTNNRLDALVEIYRMMRPGEPPTKEAAEILFKKLFFVEDRYDLSPVGRMKFNLSLSRESILGTSILSKKDIIDVIKKLINIRNGNGNIDDIDHLGNRRIRSIGEMAENQFRIGLIRVERAVKERLSLGDIENLMPQDMINAKPISAALKEFFCSSQLSQFMDQNNPLSEITHKRRISALGPGGLTRERAGFEVRDVHPTHYGRICPIETPEGPNIGLINSLSVYARTNQYGFLESPYILVKNGFITDKIHYLSSIEESNFIIAQANTNIDNNKYIKEQFVICRHKSESSLFKREQVHYMDVSTQQIVSIGASLIPFLEHDDANRALMGANMQRQAVPTLKTEKPLVGTGMERIVAIDSGVTIIAKNSGIVHYVDSSRIIIKKENNIFTNLDNIDIYHLEKYVRSNQNTCINQIPCVNLGELINKGDVLADGPATDLGELALGQNMRVAFMPWNGYNFEDSILLSEKVVQEDKFTTIHIQELSCISRDTKLGPEEITSDIPNVSESSLSKLDECGIVYIGAEVKNGDILVGKVTPKGETQLSPEEKLLRAIFGEKASDVKDTSLRVPNGVYGTIIDVQIFTRDGVKKDKRTIEIEEMQLKQIKEDLFVEQKIFEQNILFNIKKFLLKNNFLKKENITNFDINFVTSLSLEKKSKQKQLDDFINQYKEIKNIFQKKIKLQKIKITQGNDLAPGILKIIKVNLAVKRQIQAGDKMAGRHGNKGVISKICPIEDMPYDKNGTPVDIILNPLGVPSRMNIGQILETHLGLAAKGIGDRINILLKKQKNIEKIRNFLHKAYNIGNNIRQNINLNKFTDNEIFLLANNLKKGMPIATPVFDGAQENEIKELLKLSNLPVSGQIKLYDGRTGEAFEKPVTVGYMYMLKLNHLVDDKMHARSTGSYSLVTQQPLGGKAQFGGQRFGEMEVWALEAYGAAYTLQEMLTIKSDDVNGRTKMYKNIVDGNHQMDANIPESFNVLLKEIRSLGININLENK
- a CDS encoding RlmE family RNA methyltransferase — protein: MNYKKKKKSKIWLKNNFKDFYIKKVKKNINKYRSRSWFKLAQIEKIDKIFKKDMKIIDLGSSPGGWSSFASFKIGNKGKIIACDILPMNYIPNVYFYKGNICDPIFFNKIKTKLNKIKVHIIMSDMSPNISGIKEIDIPRIIYLNELTLKLCYSKLKHNGTFLVKTFQGKGLTKFYNKINSMFEIVNIRKPNASKSQSNEIYIVAKRYKN